The DNA segment AAGCAGGCGGTTGGCGGCGTTGCGTACTTCAATCACCAGCACATAATTGCCGCCGGGCAGCTTGGTAATATCAAACGACTGAAGCAAGGGCACCACCGGCTGCGGCCCAAATTTGGCGAATGCAGTATAGTCGCTCATTTTCTGGCCCGATACTACTGACTCGATGGAATAGAGCACCACAAACTTCTGATCGGCAGGTACGTTGGCGGGGGTGTTGTACAGTTCGGCATAAAACTTCAGTTCATTCATATTGCCGGGGAAAAACTCCGACACATACGGAATAAGATCCATACCGCTTTTGCTGAGCAGGTTTTTCTGTGTGGTGGGCCGCGCCATTTCCACAAATTCCACACCCGACACGCTCACCGAATCAGGATCAATATCGACAAAAAGCGAACGGGCATTCATGATTTTGCGTTCCTGCCCGGGCCGGTTTTTATCGGAAATAATGAGCTGTACGGTATAGGCGCCCGGCTTGAGGGTGAAACGCTGAAGATCGAGAAAATTGGGGAGGTTGGTGGTATCTGCCGCTTCGGGGCTGTTGAGCACATATTCGCGCACGGCCTCCACACTTTTACCATCGCCGGAGGTGATGGTTATTACCACATTCACTGCTGCCTGCAAACGGCCGGATGCATTGGGTTTGTAAGTAACCGAATTGCCGATTACAGAGAGATAGGTTTCGAGGTAGGTTTTATCATCGGGTGTGCTGAATGCGCACCAGGTGAGATTGGCCGTAACCTCGCGCGCAGATGCACTTGCAAACACGAGCAGGAAGGCAGCGAAAAACAGAATACGTTTCATGGTCAGGTAGCTTAATGCATCCGGCCCGCGCAGCACGAAAACGGATGCAGTACGAAGTTAACACTATTACTGCGGAAACAGGTGTGTATTTACTGCAAAAGTCAAGCCCCGTTTTGCAGCCGGGTGAGTTGACGCAATAACCGGTTAAATGCACCTGACGGAATGAGATCCTAGCCCGGATTGACCAGAGGTGCGGAGCGGGTGAAAAGTAATTCGGCCACGGTGCCGCACCGCCGGGAAAGCCGGAGCGAACGGTACTTTAATGCACCGGGGCTTCGCTCCTCCTCTTTTTTACATTACTCGGCTTTTTCTTCCCAAAGCTTGCACAGTTCCACAATGGTGCGCACCGCAGCCTGCATATCCTGCACCGAAACCCACTCATGCCGCGAATGGAACGCATGTTCGCCCGCAAAAATATTGGGACAGGGCAACCCCATAAACGAAAGCCGCGACCCGTCGGTACCGCCGCGAATGCTGGAACGCACAGGCTCCACACCCGCACGGCGTAT comes from the Bacteroidota bacterium genome and includes:
- a CDS encoding GWxTD domain-containing protein, encoding MKRILFFAAFLLVFASASAREVTANLTWCAFSTPDDKTYLETYLSVIGNSVTYKPNASGRLQAAVNVVITITSGDGKSVEAVREYVLNSPEAADTTNLPNFLDLQRFTLKPGAYTVQLIISDKNRPGQERKIMNARSLFVDIDPDSVSVSGVEFVEMARPTTQKNLLSKSGMDLIPYVSEFFPGNMNELKFYAELYNTPANVPADQKFVVLYSIESVVSGQKMSDYTAFAKFGPQPVVPLLQSFDITKLPGGNYVLVIEVRNAANRLLTVRRTPFERFNPNVTFMLTDVTAVDVSTSFIASVTSPDTLREYIRCLRPISTEAEKDFAETQIKTGDVKLMQQYILNFWLSRNEKNPQAAWLTYKAEVDKVNREFGTPILRGYDSDRGRVYLQYGPPDQRTFMTNEPSSYPYEIWQYYTIRGNPAMPQNGAMTSNQPGNTTQTNKRFVFANFDLVTNNYQLIHSDARGEVRDDSWRARLTKRDNSPRNVDQTRGNSHWGSQADDLFANPR